One Methylobacterium sp. 77 DNA window includes the following coding sequences:
- the rpmC gene encoding 50S ribosomal protein L29 — protein MKSSQRQSDLAALSPDQLNDELLNLKKEQFNLRFQGATGQLENVARVREVRRDIARVRTLQRQKTLKSAQA, from the coding sequence ATGAAGTCGTCACAGAGACAGTCGGATCTGGCCGCCCTGTCGCCCGATCAGCTGAACGATGAGTTGCTGAACCTGAAGAAGGAGCAGTTCAATCTGCGCTTCCAGGGTGCCACCGGCCAGCTCGAGAACGTCGCCCGGGTCCGTGAGGTCCGTCGCGATATTGCCCGCGTTCGCACGCTCCAGCGTCAGAAGACGCTGAAGTCCGCGCAGGCTTGA
- the rplD gene encoding 50S ribosomal protein L4: protein MKLDITTLDGDGAGSVDLDETIFGLEPRADLLQRMVRWQLAKRQAGTHAVKNRSDVNRTRKKLYKQKGTGNARHGAASAPQFRGGGRAFGPVVRSHAHDLPKKVRALALRHALSAKVKAETLIIIDDVKLADGKTKNLVERFEKMGLSSALIISGAEVDVNFGRAARNIPQIDVLPVQGINVYDILRRDKLVLTRAAFDALEARFK, encoded by the coding sequence ATGAAGCTCGATATCACCACTCTCGACGGCGACGGCGCCGGATCGGTCGACTTGGACGAGACCATTTTCGGTCTCGAGCCCCGCGCCGATCTGCTCCAGCGCATGGTGCGCTGGCAGCTCGCCAAGCGTCAGGCCGGCACCCATGCGGTCAAGAACCGTTCGGACGTCAATCGGACGCGCAAGAAGCTGTATAAGCAGAAGGGCACCGGCAACGCTCGCCACGGCGCTGCTTCCGCTCCGCAGTTCCGCGGCGGTGGACGTGCGTTCGGCCCGGTCGTTCGCAGCCATGCACACGACCTGCCGAAGAAGGTCCGTGCTCTGGCGCTCCGTCACGCCCTGTCCGCCAAGGTGAAGGCCGAGACGCTCATCATCATCGACGACGTCAAGCTCGCCGACGGCAAGACCAAGAACCTGGTCGAGCGTTTCGAGAAAATGGGTCTGTCCAGCGCGCTGATCATCAGCGGCGCCGAGGTCGACGTGAACTTCGGTCGCGCCGCCCGCAACATCCCGCAGATCGATGTCCTTCCGGTTCAGGGCATCAACGTCTACGACATCCTGCGTCGCGACAAGCTCGTGCTGACGCGCGCAGCGTTCGATGCGCTGGAGGCGCGATTCAAATGA
- the rpsC gene encoding 30S ribosomal protein S3, translating into MGQKVNPIGLRLGINRTWDSRWFAQKGEYAKLMHEDVAIRAALMKQLKQAAVSKIVIERPHRKCRVTIHSGRPGVVIGKKGADIEKLRKLVGTLTKADVTINIVEVRKPEIDATLVADSIAQQLERRVAFRRAMKRAVQSAMRLGAEGIRINCSGRLGGAEIARQEWYREGRVPLHTLRADVDYGVATAFTTYGTCGIKVWVFKGEILEHDPMAQDKRAQEEGGRSGGRRERDGEGGRERGRREHA; encoded by the coding sequence ATGGGCCAGAAAGTCAATCCGATCGGTCTGCGGCTCGGTATCAACCGGACCTGGGACTCCCGCTGGTTCGCCCAGAAGGGTGAATACGCCAAGCTGATGCACGAGGACGTCGCCATCCGCGCCGCCCTCATGAAGCAGCTGAAGCAGGCCGCCGTCTCGAAGATCGTCATCGAGCGTCCGCACCGTAAGTGCCGCGTCACCATCCACTCGGGCCGTCCGGGCGTGGTGATCGGTAAGAAGGGCGCGGATATCGAGAAGCTGCGCAAGCTCGTCGGCACCCTTACCAAGGCCGACGTGACCATCAACATCGTCGAGGTGCGCAAGCCCGAGATCGATGCGACGCTGGTGGCCGATTCGATCGCCCAGCAGCTCGAGCGCCGCGTTGCCTTCCGTCGCGCCATGAAGCGTGCCGTGCAGTCCGCGATGCGTCTCGGTGCCGAAGGCATCCGGATCAACTGCTCCGGCCGTCTCGGCGGCGCCGAGATCGCGCGCCAGGAATGGTACCGCGAGGGCCGCGTTCCGCTGCACACCCTGCGTGCGGATGTCGATTACGGCGTGGCGACAGCCTTCACGACCTACGGGACGTGCGGAATCAAGGTGTGGGTGTTCAAGGGCGAAATCCTCGAGCACGACCCGATGGCGCAGGACAAGCGCGCTCAGGAAGAAGGCGGCCGTTCGGGCGGACGTCGCGAGCGCGATGGCGAGGGTGGCCGCGAGCGCGGCCGGCGTGAGCACGCTTAA
- the rpsJ gene encoding 30S ribosomal protein S10, whose translation MNGQNIRIRLKAFDHRILDASTREIVSTAKRTGATIRGPIPLPTHIEKFTVNRSPHIDKKSREQFEMRTHKRVLDIVDPTPQTVDALMKLDLAAGVDVEIKL comes from the coding sequence ATGAACGGTCAGAATATCCGCATTCGCCTCAAGGCGTTCGATCATCGTATTCTCGATGCTTCGACCCGCGAGATCGTGTCGACGGCCAAGCGCACTGGTGCGACCATTCGTGGTCCGATCCCGCTGCCGACGCACATCGAGAAGTTCACTGTCAACCGCTCGCCGCACATCGACAAGAAGTCGCGCGAGCAGTTCGAGATGCGCACCCACAAGCGCGTCCTCGATATCGTCGATCCGACGCCCCAGACCGTGGACGCGCTGATGAAGCTCGACCTCGCCGCCGGCGTGGACGTGGAGATCAAGCTCTAA
- the rplV gene encoding 50S ribosomal protein L22 has translation MGKQATPRALPENEAKAVARMLRVSPQKLNLVAQLIRGKKVESALADLEFSRKRIAREVKKCLESAIANAENNHDLDVDDLVVSEAFVGKALVLKRFHARARGRGARILKPFANLTIVVREVPTAEAA, from the coding sequence ATGGGCAAGCAAGCCACCCCCCGCGCGCTCCCCGAGAACGAAGCGAAGGCCGTCGCGCGCATGCTGCGCGTCAGCCCTCAGAAGCTCAATCTCGTTGCGCAACTCATCCGCGGTAAGAAGGTCGAGTCGGCCCTGGCCGATTTGGAATTCTCCCGCAAGCGGATTGCCCGCGAGGTCAAGAAGTGCCTCGAGAGCGCCATCGCCAATGCCGAGAACAACCATGACCTGGATGTCGACGATCTCGTCGTCTCCGAGGCCTTCGTCGGCAAAGCGCTCGTGCTCAAGCGTTTCCACGCCCGTGCGCGTGGTCGCGGCGCCCGCATCCTGAAGCCCTTCGCGAACCTCACCATCGTGGTGCGCGAAGTCCCGACCGCCGAAGCGGCGTGA
- the rplN gene encoding 50S ribosomal protein L14, whose translation MIQMQTNLDVADNSGARRVMCIKVLGGSKRKYAGVGDIIVVSVKEAIPRGRVKKGDVMKAVVVRTAKEVKRADGSVIRFDKNAAVLINNQKEPIGTRIFGPVPRELRARNHMKIISLAPEVL comes from the coding sequence GTGATCCAGATGCAGACGAATCTGGACGTCGCCGACAATTCTGGTGCGCGTCGCGTGATGTGCATCAAGGTTCTCGGCGGGTCGAAGCGCAAGTATGCCGGCGTTGGCGATATCATCGTCGTGTCGGTGAAAGAGGCCATTCCCCGCGGCCGTGTGAAGAAGGGCGACGTCATGAAGGCCGTCGTTGTTCGTACTGCCAAGGAAGTGAAGCGCGCCGACGGATCCGTGATCCGGTTCGACAAAAACGCCGCCGTTCTGATCAACAATCAGAAGGAGCCGATCGGCACCCGTATCTTCGGACCCGTGCCGCGCGAATTGCGTGCCCGGAACCACATGAAGATCATCTCGCTCGCTCCTGAGGTGCTGTGA
- the tuf gene encoding elongation factor Tu: MAKEKFARTKPHCNIGTIGHVDHGKTSLTAAITKVLAETGGATFTAYDQIDKAPEEKARGITISTAHVEYETANRHYAHVDCPGHADYVKNMITGAAQMDGAILVVSAADGPMPQTREHILLARQVGVPALVVFLNKVDLVDDEELLELVEMEVRELLSKYDFPGDDIPITKGSAKVALDNGDKAVGHDAVVALMATVDAYIPQPERPIDKPFLMPIEDVFSISGRGTVVTGRVERGIVKVGETVEIVGIRDTQTTTVTGVEMFRKLLDQGQAGDNVGVLLRGTKREDVERGQVVCKPGSVKPHTKFKAEAYILTKEEGGRHTPFFTNYRPQFYFRTTDVTGVCELPEGTEMVMPGDSVTMDVTLIVPVAMEEKLRFAIREGGRTVGAGVVAAIND; encoded by the coding sequence ATGGCCAAAGAGAAATTCGCCCGCACGAAGCCGCACTGCAACATCGGCACGATCGGTCACGTCGACCATGGCAAGACGTCGCTGACGGCGGCGATCACGAAGGTGCTGGCCGAGACGGGCGGCGCGACGTTCACGGCCTACGACCAGATCGACAAGGCTCCGGAAGAGAAGGCCCGCGGCATCACGATCTCGACGGCCCACGTCGAGTACGAGACGGCCAACCGCCACTACGCCCACGTCGATTGCCCGGGCCACGCCGATTACGTGAAGAACATGATCACCGGTGCCGCCCAGATGGACGGCGCGATCCTGGTGGTCTCGGCCGCCGACGGCCCGATGCCGCAGACCCGCGAGCACATCCTGCTCGCCCGTCAGGTCGGCGTGCCGGCGCTGGTGGTGTTCCTCAACAAGGTCGATCTCGTCGACGACGAGGAGCTCCTCGAGCTCGTCGAGATGGAGGTGCGCGAGCTCCTCTCCAAGTACGACTTCCCCGGCGACGACATCCCGATCACCAAGGGTTCGGCCAAGGTCGCTCTCGACAACGGCGACAAGGCCGTCGGCCACGACGCCGTCGTCGCCCTGATGGCCACCGTGGATGCCTACATCCCGCAGCCCGAGCGTCCGATCGACAAGCCGTTCCTGATGCCGATCGAGGACGTGTTCTCGATCTCGGGCCGCGGCACCGTGGTGACCGGTCGCGTCGAGCGCGGCATCGTCAAGGTCGGCGAGACCGTGGAGATCGTCGGCATCCGCGACACCCAGACCACCACGGTCACGGGCGTCGAGATGTTCCGCAAGCTCCTCGACCAGGGCCAGGCCGGCGACAATGTCGGCGTGCTCCTGCGCGGCACCAAGCGCGAGGATGTCGAGCGCGGCCAGGTCGTGTGCAAGCCCGGTTCGGTCAAGCCCCACACCAAGTTCAAGGCCGAGGCCTACATCCTCACCAAGGAGGAGGGCGGCCGCCACACCCCGTTCTTCACCAACTACCGGCCCCAGTTCTACTTCCGCACCACCGACGTCACCGGCGTCTGCGAACTCCCCGAGGGCACTGAGATGGTGATGCCCGGTGACAGCGTCACCATGGACGTCACCCTCATCGTCCCCGTCGCCATGGAAGAGAAGCTCCGCTTCGCCATCCGCGAAGGCGGTCGTACCGTCGGCGCAGGCGTCGTCGCAGCCATCAACGATTAA
- the rplP gene encoding 50S ribosomal protein L16 — MLQPKKTRFRKQFKGRIHGAAKGGFDLNFGTFGLKAIEPERVTARQIEAARRAITREMKRQGRVWIRIFPDVPVTAKPTEVRMGSGKGAPEFWAARVHPGRIMFEVDGVAEDIAKEALRLGAAKLPIRTRVVQRIAD, encoded by the coding sequence ATGTTGCAACCCAAGAAGACCAGGTTCCGTAAGCAGTTCAAGGGTCGCATCCACGGTGCGGCCAAGGGCGGCTTCGACCTCAATTTCGGGACCTTTGGCCTGAAGGCCATCGAGCCCGAGCGCGTCACCGCGCGGCAGATCGAGGCGGCTCGCCGTGCGATCACCCGTGAGATGAAGCGCCAAGGCCGTGTCTGGATCCGGATCTTCCCGGACGTTCCGGTCACGGCAAAGCCCACCGAGGTCCGCATGGGCTCCGGCAAGGGCGCACCCGAGTTCTGGGCGGCACGCGTGCATCCCGGACGTATCATGTTCGAAGTCGACGGTGTCGCCGAGGACATCGCCAAGGAGGCTCTGCGCCTCGGTGCGGCGAAGCTCCCGATCCGCACGCGCGTCGTTCAGCGTATCGCTGACTAA
- the rplX gene encoding 50S ribosomal protein L24, which produces MAAKVKKGDTVVVLTGRDKGRSGEVTQVLPKEDRAFVRGINLVKKHQKQTQNQEGGIVSKEAAIHLSNLAVADPKDGQPTRVGFRILDDGRKVRFAKRSGDLIDG; this is translated from the coding sequence ATGGCTGCTAAGGTCAAGAAGGGCGACACGGTCGTCGTTCTCACCGGTCGCGACAAGGGTCGCTCCGGTGAGGTCACTCAGGTGCTTCCGAAGGAAGATCGCGCGTTCGTACGTGGCATCAACCTGGTCAAGAAGCACCAGAAGCAGACGCAGAACCAGGAAGGCGGCATCGTCTCCAAGGAAGCTGCGATTCACCTTTCCAACCTCGCCGTGGCCGATCCCAAGGACGGTCAGCCCACGCGTGTTGGTTTCCGTATTCTCGACGACGGCCGCAAGGTCCGGTTCGCCAAGCGCTCGGGGGATCTGATCGATGGCTGA
- the rpsS gene encoding 30S ribosomal protein S19, with the protein MARSLWKGPFIDGYLLKKAETARGSSRNEVIKIWSRRSTILPQFVGLTFGVHNGQKHIPVYVSEEMVGHKFGEFSPTRTFHGHAADKKAKRR; encoded by the coding sequence ATGGCACGCTCGCTCTGGAAGGGGCCGTTCATCGACGGCTACCTCCTCAAGAAGGCTGAGACCGCTCGCGGATCCAGCCGCAACGAAGTTATCAAGATCTGGAGCCGTCGCTCCACGATCCTGCCGCAGTTCGTCGGGCTCACCTTCGGTGTGCACAACGGACAGAAGCACATCCCGGTCTACGTGTCCGAGGAAATGGTCGGTCATAAGTTCGGCGAGTTCTCGCCGACCCGCACCTTCCACGGCCACGCAGCCGACAAGAAGGCGAAGAGGCGCTGA
- the rpsQ gene encoding 30S ribosomal protein S17 translates to MPKRVLQGVVVSDKGEKTIVVKVERRFTHPVMKKTVRRSKNYHAHDESNFAKVGQTVSIEECRPFSKTKTWKLVDAGAATEAAPAEA, encoded by the coding sequence ATGCCGAAGCGCGTATTGCAGGGCGTCGTCGTCAGCGACAAGGGCGAGAAGACCATCGTCGTCAAGGTGGAGCGTCGCTTCACCCACCCGGTGATGAAGAAGACCGTCCGTCGCTCGAAGAACTACCACGCCCACGACGAGTCCAACTTCGCCAAGGTCGGTCAGACCGTGTCGATCGAGGAATGCCGTCCGTTCTCCAAGACCAAGACCTGGAAACTGGTCGATGCCGGCGCCGCCACCGAGGCTGCTCCCGCCGAGGCCTGA
- the rplB gene encoding 50S ribosomal protein L2: MALKTFKPVTPSLRQLVLVDRRELYKGKPVKKLTEGKSSSGGRNNLGRITVRFRGGGHKRTLRNVDFKRRVQLGVAATVERIEYDPNRTAFIALITYPDGVQSYILAPQRLSPGDKVIAAEQVDIKPGNAGPVGNMPVGTIVHNIELKIGKGGAIARSAGNYAQIVGRDQGYVTLRLNSGEQRLVHGQCFASVGAVSNPDHMNISLGKAGRNRWLGKRPHVRGVAMNPVDHPHGGGEGRTSGGRNPVTPWGVPTKGKKTRSNKRTDVFILASRHNRKK; this comes from the coding sequence ATGGCCTTGAAGACATTCAAACCGGTCACGCCGAGCCTTCGCCAGCTCGTGCTCGTCGACCGCCGTGAGCTCTACAAGGGCAAGCCGGTCAAGAAGCTCACCGAGGGCAAGTCGTCGTCCGGCGGCCGCAACAACCTCGGTCGCATCACCGTTCGCTTCCGCGGCGGTGGACACAAGCGCACCCTGCGCAACGTCGATTTCAAGCGTCGCGTTCAGCTGGGTGTCGCTGCCACGGTGGAGCGGATCGAATACGATCCCAACCGCACGGCATTCATCGCCCTGATCACTTACCCGGACGGCGTGCAGAGCTACATCCTGGCTCCCCAGCGCCTGTCGCCCGGTGACAAGGTGATCGCGGCCGAGCAGGTCGATATCAAGCCGGGCAATGCTGGCCCCGTCGGCAACATGCCGGTCGGCACCATCGTGCACAACATCGAGCTGAAGATCGGCAAGGGCGGCGCAATCGCTCGTTCGGCCGGCAATTACGCTCAGATCGTCGGGCGCGACCAGGGCTACGTGACGTTGCGTCTGAACTCGGGCGAGCAGCGCCTGGTTCACGGTCAGTGTTTCGCCAGCGTCGGTGCGGTGTCGAACCCGGACCACATGAACATCTCGCTCGGCAAGGCCGGCCGCAATCGCTGGCTCGGTAAGCGTCCGCACGTCCGCGGCGTTGCCATGAACCCGGTCGATCACCCGCACGGCGGCGGTGAGGGTCGTACCTCGGGCGGCCGGAATCCGGTCACGCCCTGGGGCGTGCCCACCAAGGGGAAGAAGACCCGCTCCAACAAGCGGACCGACGTCTTCATCCTCGCCAGCCGTCACAACCGCAAGAAGTAA
- a CDS encoding 50S ribosomal protein L23, whose translation MSADPRHYDIIVSPVITEKATNLTEQNKVVFRVSPKATKPQIKEAVEKLFDVKVTGVNTLVTKGKKKIFRGLRGQRSDVKKAIVTLAEGETIDVTTGL comes from the coding sequence ATGAGTGCCGATCCGCGCCACTACGATATCATCGTCTCTCCGGTCATCACCGAAAAGGCGACGAACCTCACCGAGCAGAACAAGGTCGTCTTCCGGGTCTCCCCGAAGGCAACCAAGCCGCAGATCAAGGAAGCGGTGGAGAAGCTGTTCGACGTCAAGGTCACGGGCGTGAATACGCTCGTCACCAAGGGCAAGAAGAAGATTTTCCGCGGGCTTCGCGGACAGCGTTCGGACGTGAAAAAAGCGATCGTGACCCTCGCCGAGGGTGAGACGATCGACGTCACGACCGGGCTCTGA
- the rplC gene encoding 50S ribosomal protein L3, translated as MRSGVIAQKVGMTRIFTDAGEHVPVTVLKIDQCQVVAHRTVEKNGYVALQVGVGKAKVKNVSAAERGRFAVAKVEPKQKLAEFRVSEDALIPVGAEITADHFIPGQFVDVTGTTTGKGFAGGMKRWNFGGLRATHGVSISHRSIGSTGGRQDPGKTFKNKKMPGHMGVDRVTTQNLRVVRTDPERGLILVEGAVPGVAGGWIQIRDAVKRKLPADVPQPGKFRENGSSAAPATEAPAPEAPASEENA; from the coding sequence ATGCGCTCAGGCGTCATTGCACAGAAGGTCGGCATGACCCGCATCTTTACGGATGCAGGCGAACATGTCCCCGTGACAGTGCTTAAAATCGATCAATGCCAGGTGGTTGCCCACCGTACCGTCGAGAAAAACGGTTACGTCGCCCTTCAGGTCGGCGTCGGCAAGGCCAAGGTGAAGAACGTGTCGGCTGCCGAGCGCGGCCGGTTCGCAGTCGCCAAGGTCGAGCCCAAGCAGAAGCTTGCCGAGTTCCGTGTGTCCGAGGACGCGCTGATCCCGGTCGGCGCCGAAATCACCGCCGATCACTTCATCCCTGGCCAGTTCGTCGACGTGACGGGCACCACCACGGGTAAGGGCTTCGCCGGTGGCATGAAGCGCTGGAACTTCGGCGGTCTGCGCGCAACCCACGGCGTGTCCATCTCGCACCGTTCGATCGGTTCGACCGGTGGCCGTCAGGACCCGGGCAAGACCTTCAAGAACAAGAAGATGCCCGGTCACATGGGTGTCGACCGGGTCACGACCCAGAACCTGCGCGTCGTGCGCACGGATCCTGAGCGTGGCCTCATCCTGGTCGAAGGCGCCGTCCCCGGCGTCGCCGGCGGCTGGATCCAGATCCGCGACGCGGTCAAGCGCAAGCTTCCCGCCGACGTGCCGCAGCCCGGCAAGTTCCGTGAGAACGGTTCTTCCGCTGCTCCCGCCACCGAAGCTCCGGCTCCCGAGGCTCCCGCTTCCGAGGAGAATGCGTGA
- a CDS encoding ATP-binding protein translates to MMLEHANRAWEALVGFFGADEINRIVSSRRQFGVHLLPDLQASATAQIDPFGPLLMGVHQHHSQIPLTISSLLVRSGDHAVAITPLQYGDMDVGEEEPFPVLNSALWLFRVEGRPVAVLLSQYSTFGEGTLAQIEIVTPPVAESLDFARTFLRTIQDSVANSSLYRGKVLSFESSSDFSGMRSAMTVHKLPPVSREAIILDDATMARIDRHVFAFDRHRDDLRRLGQSTRKGLLLYGPPGTGKTHVIRYIAANLPERTTVLITAEQVGNLTQYMLLARTLQPSIVVLEDVDLVGRSREGMNSPKTEVLLNRLLNEMDGLHDDADVLFLLTTNRPEEIEDALASRPGRVDEAIEIANPDAACRERLIALYGAALTFEKGAVADAVKFSEGASAAFVKEMVRRLAQASLASGRHEAIGRRLVATVFGEATESTSRIGRRIVGLSALPVREGRGGAPSLDGCCDDL, encoded by the coding sequence ATGATGCTGGAACACGCCAACCGCGCCTGGGAAGCCCTCGTCGGGTTCTTCGGTGCCGACGAGATCAACCGGATCGTCAGTTCACGCCGGCAATTCGGCGTCCATCTGCTGCCCGACCTGCAGGCGTCCGCTACCGCGCAGATCGACCCGTTCGGGCCGCTCCTTATGGGCGTCCATCAACACCACTCTCAGATTCCCCTGACGATCTCGAGCCTGCTCGTGCGGTCGGGCGACCACGCCGTCGCGATCACGCCGCTTCAGTACGGCGACATGGATGTTGGCGAGGAGGAGCCGTTCCCGGTCCTCAACAGCGCACTCTGGCTGTTCCGGGTCGAGGGCCGCCCCGTAGCGGTCCTTCTGTCCCAATACAGCACCTTCGGCGAGGGCACGCTTGCCCAGATCGAGATCGTCACGCCGCCGGTGGCCGAATCCCTGGATTTCGCCCGCACCTTCTTGAGGACGATCCAGGATTCTGTCGCCAATTCGTCCCTCTATCGCGGCAAGGTTCTGTCCTTCGAGAGCAGTTCCGATTTCTCCGGCATGCGCTCGGCAATGACCGTCCACAAGCTGCCCCCTGTGTCGCGCGAGGCGATCATCCTCGACGATGCCACGATGGCGCGGATCGACCGCCACGTCTTCGCATTCGACCGCCACCGCGACGACCTCCGGCGACTCGGGCAATCGACCCGCAAGGGCCTGCTCCTCTACGGACCGCCCGGGACGGGCAAGACCCACGTGATCCGCTACATCGCGGCAAACCTGCCCGAGCGCACCACCGTCCTGATCACGGCCGAGCAGGTGGGAAACCTGACCCAATACATGTTGCTGGCCCGGACGCTCCAGCCGAGCATCGTCGTCCTGGAGGATGTCGACCTCGTCGGGCGGTCCCGCGAGGGCATGAACAGCCCGAAGACCGAAGTCCTCCTGAATCGCCTGCTGAACGAGATGGACGGCCTGCACGACGATGCCGACGTGCTCTTCCTCCTCACCACCAATCGACCCGAGGAGATCGAGGACGCGCTGGCGTCCCGTCCGGGCCGCGTCGATGAAGCCATCGAGATCGCCAATCCAGATGCCGCCTGCCGGGAACGTCTGATCGCGCTGTACGGCGCGGCCCTGACCTTCGAGAAGGGGGCGGTCGCGGATGCGGTCAAGTTTTCCGAAGGCGCCAGCGCGGCCTTCGTCAAGGAAATGGTCCGGCGCCTCGCCCAGGCCAGCCTGGCGAGCGGCCGGCATGAGGCGATCGGCCGTCGCCTGGTCGCCACCGTCTTCGGCGAAGCGACGGAGAGCACAAGCCGGATCGGGCGTCGCATCGTCGGCTTGTCGGCATTGCCGGTGCGGGAGGGCCGCGGCGGCGCTCCCTCCCTCGACGGATGCTGCGACGATCTCTGA